The genomic interval TATGCACGTTCGCTGCATGTAGCACAAGTCTGACTTATCTCGGCAAatgtcaagtccatcgagtcacTACCTTAGCTTGTAACAAAAACCCAAAGTCTGCCTAGTCAGCAACAATCAATACAAACGTCTCTGCAATCTTGATTATTAGCTCTGCTTATTCCCCAAGTGGTTTGAGTAAGAGTCGGTCATCCTACAGAGGGGTGGAGAAAGATCCTAGCAGCCATCTGCCGCATGTCTTATTGGAACTTAGTTGCAGGTTTAGTCAGCATCTGTACTCAGTCGTTTGAGAAGAATGAAGTACGAGTGTCCATCAACAAGCATAATCAAGTTCTACCTGACTTATAGGTACTGACACACCAAAAGCATACACATTCAAGAACAATGCAAACCGCAAGGATTCACCGCGTGCTGACTGTTCGCGATAAGTGAAATCCAAGCTGAACACTTTCCACCAAGTATTTGTAAGGAGTTCTATATATTATTGGGTTGGTTtctatttcttcttttgttatgGTCATAATAATTAAGGTCGAAGCTTTTGGGAGCTTTTATGATTTGAAGGTGAGTTTTTTTAGCAAGTATCTTTTCTGGTCTCTTGTATTCAATCCCAACAgagtatttattttattttttggtcaataatCCCAACAGAGTAATATCATACTTAATTTGAACAAAATCAGCTTGATGGTGGTTAATAATCAGTGTATCCAACTTGTAATTAATGGGAATGTGAGAATGTGTgtgtatttatttttttctgaataaatggaaatgtatatgGAGTTGGAAGTTCAGTTTGATCTAAATAAATATCTAGCACGGTGCCAATGTGTCAAGAAGATCCAATACTATATTTCCtcaatttttatttgagaggtaGTTATTTGAGAGATAGTCTTCTAATCTTTATTTCTATATGGCTGGAACATATATTGATCAGAATGATCGAACTATCTCAGAAGAAGAGCATAATTGATTTTCAAATCCAACCTGCCTATCCAGAGTTCATATGTTGCtaggtttttttttgcagTATTACAAAAGCACAAATACAATTCAATAAGAAGAGAACGAAATATTGCGAAAAAGGTATGCATTAGaaatttacaattcaattAGAAGATTTTGACATAAGAGAgataaatacaaaaccaattacTAAGATCTCTCTAATGTAAGCCAATGTCAATGAATATCTCTAGCCTGCAATGTCCTCCACCCAAATATTGACAAATGTACAGTAGCTAATCTAGTACATGAAACACCCTAAACCTATTTTGAGAAATGAGTATCAAATAACATGCATGATGTTATAAATTCTACTTCAATCAGGCTCCTAAAGTGATGTTAAAAGCTAAAGACTTAATTGTGTTAACCAGCGACAAGCGTAACCTGTTGACTAACTGTACCGATACTATcacaacttagccacctcacatgtgttaggttttaatcacaaaagacctCGGTGTAATTGGACATTATCCACTcacttataagttttattttatttgtcactttttAGATGTGAGATTTCTCCTCTTCAACAAATTGAATGAGTGTTAACACTGCcaataattttgttgttgaatGAGAATTCTTATATAATGTTAATCTATACTTCGGTAGATGAAATTGTTGTTTGttcttattgttttttttttatgcaaAAGGAGTTCGACTATGAGTTTCTGGGTTACTGAGGAAGGAATGACAAAATGAATCTTTATCTTCACTGTTTTAATTTGGATATAAAGTATTTTGTATGACATGGTGAAGAATGAATAATGGAATATGGACATTGTTGTTATCAATTATCAATTGCGTTTTTTTCTACTGTGAATGAAATTGGGATTGACAAAATTGTGTTTAACTTCagctttttttttagaatgaatgaaagaaaaagataaaaatttGGTTTGATAATTGATTGACAAAAAGTGACTTTAAAAGCCAAAGAACAATATTTATcctgtttctttttcttgaagtaGAAAACGACTCATGCTATTTGTTTCTGTAATTATGCAATGTGCAGTGAAACAATTGTGATACCATTACATTGAAGGATCCGTGTTCTTAGATACAAATATTTCCAACATGTTAATGCAGTTCTATTTTGTTCTGCACTTGAAAAATGCAGGGAGGGACTGCATCGCGCGGGGCATGTTGCTAGTAGGCCTTATGAAGTAAAGTCTGCGTCTTTCACCTACCAAAGTTTGACATCTTTGAAGTTTCACTGTTTCAGTATTCACAGAGAAGATGCTTCCACTATTTCTCCGCCCGCCCAAAACCCTCCCGACCCTCCCACCCAAAACCCTcatctcctccttcttcttcttctcctcccaaCCCAAACCCCACCACGAAACCAGCATCGGCTCCCCCGCCAGAGTCCAAAAGCTCATCGCCTCCCAACCCGACCCTCTCCTCGCCAAAGAAATCTTCGACTTGGCCGCCCGCCACCCCAACTTCCGCCACTCCTACTCCTCCTACTTCACCCTCATCCTCAAACTTGCCCGCGCCCACTACTTCTCTCTCGCCGAcgacctcctcctccgcctcaAGTCCCAACCCTCCCCCGCTCTTTTCACCCACCTCATCCAAATCTACGGCGACGCCCACCTCCCCCAGAAGGCCCTCCGAACCTTCTACACGATGTTCCACTTCAACTGCCACCCCTCTGTCAAGCACCTCAACAGAATCCTCGGCATCCTCGTCTCTCACCGCAACTTCCTCCGCCCGGCTTTCGAGGTCTTCAGGGACGCCCACCGCCGCGGCGTGGCGCCCGATACGAAATCCTACAACATTCTGATGAGGGCGTTTTGCTTGAATGGGGACTTGAGCGTTGCGTATCACTTGTTCAACAAAATGTTTGAGAGGGAGGTGTTGCCGGACGTGGAGTCGTACCGGATTCTAATGCAGGGGCTGTGTAGGAAGGGGCAGGTGAATACTGCCGTGGATTTTCTGGAGGATATGATGAATAAAGGTTATGTTCCGGATTCGTTGAGTTATACAAGTCTGTTGAATAGCCTGTGTAGGAAGAAGCAGCTGCGCGAGGCGTATAAGCTTCTTTGTAGGATGAAGGTCAAGGGGTGCAATCCCGACATTGTGCATTATAATACTCTGATTTCGGGGTTTTGTAGACAAGGGAGGGCGGTGGACGCATGTAAAGTTCTTGAGGATATGGAGTCTAATGGGTGCTTGCCGAATTTGGTGTCTTATAGGACATTGGTTAGTGGGTTGTGTAATCAGGGGATGCTTGATGAGGCCAAGAGGTATATGGAGGTGATGATGTCGAAGGGGTTTTCTCCGCATTTTTCGGTTGTTCATGGTTTGGTTAAGGGGTTGTGCAATGTGGGTAGGATTGAGGATGCTTGTGGAGTTATGGTGGAGCTACTGAGGCATGGGGAGGTTCCGCATAGGGATACTTGGTTGACAATAGTTCCGGGGATATGTGAAGAGATTGAGGTGGTGACAATGGAAGAAGTTGTGAGAGAGATGATGAAGGTAGAGATCAAGCCTAGCACCAGAATAGTGGATGCAGCTTTAGGTTTGGAGAACTACTTGATCAACAGAATTCATGCCAGTAAATCAAGGAGGGCTTGAATGTTTCGTGGTATGTGGTTTAGTGTTTAATTTCATTGAACTTCTCGTAGAATCTAGCATGAGCGTTGAAGTTATTATCTGTACTTTGTTGTTGTTCACTATATCTGGATATCTGGTGAATGGTGATCCTCCTACATGTTACAAATACTCTTGCATAGTCCTTGTTTAAATTGCACATAACATGCATGTTCGTAGGGCGATGTTATCTATGTGCTGCAGAGTTGCTTGCGTAGGGCGATATCCACTTTGAATATCAGCTCAGTGATTGCTGTGTTGAGTGGCGCCAGTGGTTTGTTGAGTAATGAGTACCATGAGACTTTGCAACAGAAAATGAGAAAGGCCAATCTTGGCATGAAGCTGTTCATGGGTGGTGTTGGTGTTCAAAAGACCCGGAACAGAGATTGCCACAGTTTTGAATAACATGGATGTGAGTAGTGAGTATGTGCTCAAGCTGAAACATGAGATTGAGAAGCAGTGTTTGGAGGTAATTGTAGTGCTTCTACTTTTTAGTTTTTCACATTATACCTCGCTTTGGGTTAGGTTCAAAGCCCCAAATGCATATTTAGATCCTTACAATAGTTGCATTACTGTATCATTGTATTTTAGTGTAGGAAGATATGTGGTTCTAGGTTTTATAATACTGATCTTGCTTGTTATTGCTACGTAGCTCTCTTCTGCTTTTTACTTgccttttaaaatttcatttagaATGCTGCAGTTTATGCTTTTCATATGAtcagatttatatatataccaggAGAAGGTTGTTTAAAGTTGCCTTTGGACACATGCATATCTGCCCTTACGGACCACATGATCTGTTCCTGTAGCTGTTTCATATATCTTGATCTTTTGACACTTTCAAGTCTGTTGCCAAATTTATCTCTAATTTTACTGAACTCTTGCTTATAGTGATAGAGATGTAAATTGAAGACAGTTTTTGGACTCAGTTAGACAGTTGTTTAACCTATCTGAGATCCCTTCTGTTACCTGTAAAATGCTCTTGAGAATATGTAGGTTTTGTTTGGGGTTGTCCACCAACAGGCTTATCACTTTGTTGGCTGTAGAACTACTTCTATGTATTTTTGTGTACCGTCCTTCTGTACGTATAGCATTATGAGCTTCCCTTGACACCATAATTCAATCTCTTTTTCTACGATAATCAATGATGCTTTCATTTGTTAAGTTGGATTAGAATCTATGGTACGAAATGTCCTTATCAATGTTATTCTATTATCTTTTATATATTGATGTTTTTATTTGTGCAGGTATTCCCTGCACCAGCTGACAGATAAAAAGTTCAGTCTTGTTTGTCCGAGATAGGAGATATGAGCAACACATTCAAGCAAGCTTTGAATGCCGGCTTGGAGCAGCTTGTGGGAACTGTGACACCACGTTATATCCGTCCAGTGCTTGATAATGTCACAAGCATCAGCTGTGAGCTGTCAGAGGCTGAATATGCTGATAATGAGGTCAATGACCCATAGGTTCAAAGGCTGCTTCATGCTGTTGAGACAAATGCAGCATGTCTGCAATCACTGATGACTGCCAACAACTACGACTCATTCATACATTTGATAATTGAATTCCTTGTTAAGAGGCTTGAAGTAATTATGATGCAGAAAAGGTTCAGTCAACTTGGAGGCCTTCAGCTGGACAGACATTGTAGGGCATTGGTGAGCCACTTCTCTAGCATGACTCAAAAACTGTTAGAGACAAGTTCGCTCACCTCACTCAAATGGCAACCATTCCGAACTTAGAAAAAGTCTCTGAGATTCAGGATTTCTGGGGTGAGAATTCAGGACCTACTAACTATTCTTCTAGTGTACTTTAATATAGCAAAATTTAGATCATACTTCTTCCTGTCGTAAGTGCACATTCTTTTGTCATATTGCACTCCAAATGGGTTCAGAACCTTAAGTCTTTATCTGCTTGGGGATGAATGAAAGCCGCCCTCATCCCCTCATTGGAGAAATTTGAGGCTTAATAGAAAGCGCAGATGTAACTCCTGCAGCAGTAACTGACAAGCGTATAACGAGTGGTGATGCAAATGTTGTTCTTCAAGGGATTGTCAAAGTCCTCAAAATATGATAAGGAATAGTTGGAAAAGGCTACAAAGATACAATGAGGGAGGGAGTCATGGGGACTAACAGAGCAGAGAGGCCATAGGTTCCTCCAGATCGAGTCGGAAGATCAGGATCTCCGAGCCGGAGCAGCACGATCAGCTCATGGAGTCGAAGAGGCTTCTCGAATCGATTGAGAGGAAGAGGCTTCTCTAATCGATTGAGAGGAAGAGGCTTCTCGAATCGATTGAGAGGAAGAAGCTCTCTGCCGCCGTGGACCACAGAGACCATGGCAATGTGCTGAGATTCATTAGGCTCTACACACCATCAGGGATAGAAGAGGGCTTACAAGCCTATGTGAGTAACCTGAATGTGTGCCATTTCAAGTATTAGGAGAAGCCATCAAACCGTTTTTGCGTTGACTACAGAGCTGACTGATCCTATTGTCCTATGGGTCGATGTTTGGGTCTCAAACCTCAGCGTTAAAACGCAGCGTTTCGTAGTTCTGTCCATGTGGCAGGCACGTAATTCTCCATTTTCGAACATGAGAAATGATAATAAAAGTCTGTTTCTCTTTCATTTCCATAAATTAGAGCTAGAAATCCAAAGGCCGTAACTAAAACCCAGACAACAAGTTACATGGTATATAATCATATACCATCTAATTCGCTAAGCCTTTTGCTAAACCTGTCATAAGTGTACTTGCTGATTTTGATCCAAAATAAAGTCACTCGATGAATTCTTTtaaccaaaattgaaacttgttTATGACGCCTGGTTCTCTGGCCAGATTGAATGCAATAGATCTTTACCTGACTTCCTAACTCAACATACTTCATGTGAAAAGGAATCAGGTTCCAGATCGAGTTGCCTACCATTTTCATTAGTTTCCAGCCAATTGAAAATTGAACACATCCATCAGCTGCTTTAGAGTTTAGACTAATGGTTCGGATGAAGAAAAAAACGGAAAATTGTACTCAATTCCTCTCTAACCAAAATGTTAAAGTGTGCAGCTCATGTCAGATTACTTGTGTGAAGGAAATGATTACTAAGTTGAACAAACAATTCATTACTCTCAGACTCAGTTATCATAGCACGCGGAAGAGACCATGAGatcataaatatgaaatttaCAACATCCTAAAGTAGGCAATACAGCATAATGTGAGTTTCCTCTTCTCTTTATTGACCAGCTCTTTTCCTCCGTCACTATCCTCAGACAGAACTACTACTTTTCCTTGGTCATTCATAGAAACTACAGCAATCTGTACTGCAATATGTGGGAGTTAAATGCTACACAACtgtttaaattataattataaatgcTCTCTATTCACTTGTAGTGTCATTTATGCAATCTTCTTTCCCAACCTAAGTCTAACTCTTTTTCGGAAGAGGATACAACTCCTCTGACAACACTATTATAGGAACAACATTCTATTTATTACTGATGAATAAAAATAACCTTTCTTTTCTAAATCAACAGACTAGGGGCCTCACATGTATGAAACAATACCACAGAtaccaaaataaaattttgagcTAGTTTAGTGGTAGATCAAAGTTACCCTTTTTCATTTCAAACATCATATAAACGGGTTTTATATAGAAGAAATTTTTCCAAACAAGTACAAAACATAAAGAAGAATAGACACTCAAGAGAGAGATGCAAACAAACATTCATGACAAGAATATACAGCATACAGCAGCATTTGTGACTTATTCTTTCCTTTCCTGCCTTTTgcaatgcatatatatgaaattcaaAGTCTCAATAAAACCTGATAATTTGAGTAGTATAATGGGGTAGTTGGATGTTGGGAAACTATAATAATTCTGTACGGTGTAACCAACCAAGCTCGTCATACAGTGAGAAAAGGCAGCGACTGCTGGCAGCATCAAATAGAGCACCATCGGCATCCAAACAGTATATGTCCTGAAAGTTCCAACAGAAAGTCTTTCTTTCAGCATCAAATAAGTATAAGAGTATGCTTTATTTGTGTGGTAAATCAAGCAACTTGTGCTACATCAGGTTTtaaatttttggtttttgttctcCCATATAATTTCTAAGGGTTCCAGATTCCAGTATATGAACTGTAGATATGTTTAGCAGATCTGTGTCCACCAAATTACCAGAAgtaaaagaaattaagaaaacatGAATCTGTCCACTTGTCCTGTCCTATCTAGATCTGGATTCTTGTAGCAAACTATGAAGAGTGAAGACTACGGCAGGGAGTCTTTGTTGAAGGAGAGATCAACTTGTATGATTGTGACAAGTCAGGACCTGCAATTGCTGGAAATTATCAGTTAACCATACATCGCTCTAGTAGAGATAAGTCCCAGAAACGACCCAATGTGACACTTGTGGTTGGTGTCTCTTTAAAGTCTTTGGAGACTCTTCAAAGTCATTAGTTCTTGGATTTACTAGTACACAACTCATATCAATCTTTCTCACCTAATTACTGATTGAGGACTTGCGAGTCATTTTGTAACAATAGTGGAGAATGATGAAATCAAAATATCCGGACAATAAGGCTATAAAAATTCACTTGTGCTATGCATCCCATGCATCagcaacaaacaaacataGCCTCATATTAGTTATGGATTTCTATGCTTACTTCAACCCCTCTCCCGGCTCACTCTGCACTTGCTGCTCTTGTTATTTTTGGACTCTTCATGCCTAAACATTAATAGTACTGTGAAATCATGCATGGAGGAAGAGAGACTGGCACTTCTTAGCTTCAAACAACATCTCACTGATCCGTCTGGCAGACTTTCTTCTTGGGTTGGTCATCAATGTTGCCGATGGAGGGGGATTTCATGCAACAACCACACTGGTCATGTCACAGCCATTGATCTCCATAATAAATATCCAGACACCGTTTCTGATTACCTGTGGAACTCCACGGAGCATGAAGAATCTATATTGTTTGGTGAGTTGATTAATCCTTCATTGCTTGGCTTGAAACATCTGAGTTGGATTTAAGCAAAAATGACTTCAAAGGGATTCACATTCCAAAATTCATTGGGCAGCTTACGAGTTTAAAGTATCTCAATCTCTCATATTCCAACTTTACAGGAGAAATTCCCTCTTCTCTTGGTAACCTTTCAAACTTGAACTGCGTAGACCTCAGTTCTTCATATTACAGTGATGTGTCTTCCAAAAACTTGAATTGGCTTTCTCATCTCTCTTCCCTAGAATACCTCAATCTTGGACGTGTTAATATCAGCAGCACGGGAGCTAGTTGGCTACATGATGTTAACATGCTTCCTTCACTCTTAGAGTTGCATTTGTCAAGGTGTCATATTCAAATCATTCCACACTCACTAGAATTCAATAACTTGACATCAATTGCAGTCCTTGATATGTCAGGGATTGATCTTGTCAATTTTTCGTTTCCTAAATGGATTTTCAATCTTTCTAGCCTTTCAAAACTTGATCTAAATTCTAATTCTTTCAGTGACCTCTCCTTTGTTGATGAATTAGCACCACTCATATCTCTAGAACACCTTGAATTATCTAGCACGGGACTCAAAGGTCAAGTTCCCAAATTCGTTGGAAATTTGTGCAAGCTCAAGTCATTAGCTCTTTCAGAAAACATCTTTGATGGGGGGATTGAAGAGTTTTTGAGTGGTTTTTCAAATTGTTCATTTAATAGAATGGAGTCACTAGATTTCTCTGATTCTGGGATAGTAGGCAAATTGCCTAGTTCGTTGGGAGTGCTAAAACGCCTGCAGCATCTTGACCTGCGAGATAATGGTTTCTGGGGATCTATCCCTCAAAGTGTGGGACAACTCTCGCATCTAGTTTCTCTTCATCTTAGCTATAATGATTTCAACAGTTCCATTCCTGAAAGTCTGGGACAACTCTCGCAActagtttctcttgatttTAGTAATAATGCTTTCAACAGTTCCATTCCTGAAAGTGTATGACAACTCTCTCAACTTGTTACACTTCATCTGTCGAGTAATTCATGGGTTGGGAGTTTAACAGAAGCTCATTTCATAAATCTCACAAGATTAGAGTCTTTTACAATAAGCACAGACCAACATGTGCCTGTCATTTTCAATTTGACTGATTCTGAATGGATTCCTCCTTTCCAGCTTCGTGAACTTTTCATGGTGAACCGCCGAGTAAATGCCCCAGGCTTCCCTCTGTGGCTTCAATCTCAAACTAAGCTCATTTATGTCAGACTTAGGAATGCTGGAATCTCGGGTGCAATACCAGATGAATGGATGTCTAATATCTCTTCTCAAATCCGATACCTGGATTTACCTAACAACCAAATAAGCGGGATGCTTCTGTTCCGTTTCAACTTTCCAaatttatattatatagatttAAGAACTAATCAATTTGATGGGCGCCTCCAGCTTTCCTCCACTAATGCTCCAACGTTAGAATATCTATATCTTGGTTATAATTACTTGAATGGAACTATTCCATCATCTATTTGCACTATTCAGTCTATATATTGTATTGCTCTGAACAACAATCAGTTTTCTGGGAAATTCCTTCAAGAATGGGGTTCTTGGAACTCCATAGGAGTTGTGGATGTCTCGAACAACTTTTTGTCTGGTAGCATTCCAACGTCAATGGGTGTTCCGAGTTCTTTGCAAGTATTAAGAATGGACAACAACCATTTTAGCGGAGACATTCCTTCTTCCTTGCAAAATTTGTCAACTTTGGACAGACTTTATCTCGGAGGCAACAACTTTACCGGAAGCATACCTTCTTGGATAGGATCAAAAGTATCTTTATTGGAAGTGCTACAATTGCGATCCAACTTTTTAAGTGGACATATACCTATACAATTGTGCACTCTTTCTAACCTTCGGATCCTGGATTTGGGTCACAACAACTTATCAGGGACTATTCCAAAGTGCTTTCTTAATCTGACTTCTCTAGTCAATGATCGTGGTTACTGGAACTCCTCAAGTTATTGTGGTCATGATTTAACAGCTGTGACATTAAAAGGAAGAGAATTGGAATATGAGGAAGAATGTGCTCAACTTCTAACCTGTTGGCGTGAGTCAATATACAACAACCGGATCTCACCAACCAAATCTCTAGCCGTAGTAATTGACAAACAATCtttggtttcatacttgataatTTGTAATCTAGAATCCTATAAATACATTGATCAATCAATAAGAATTCAATCTATATTCTTTTCATCTTGGTATCAAAGCAAACAAAAAatgctctgtttttctgggttttcttttTCCGGCAGATTTTTTCTTTGGAGCTCCTCCTGCTCCTTTCTTCCCTGCCGGCCGCCCTCACTTCCGTCGAGCTCACACGTGCCAACCCACCGGACATCTGCTAGTCACTTCGCACGTACCCCGACGGTTTCTTCTTATTGTATACACCCTGCGACGACGACGTACTCCACCCCCGGCGCCGCTCTCTACCACTGTGCGTCAAACGACGCGTAACTTCCAGCCGCACGCCATCTTGGAGCCGACTACCTTGCTGTCACCGCCAGCTCGGAGGAACCGCACGCCATCTCGGAGCCGACAACCTCGCTGTAACCGCCAGCTCGTTCTGGCTCACCCGTTCCAGCTCACTCCTCCATCTCCGACGACCACCAGTGGACCGCTCCACGTTCTTCCCTCCGCCGCATCCAGTCCGACGCTCACCCGTTCTAGCTCACTCCTCCATCTCCGACGACCACCGGTGGACCGCTCCACGTTCTTCCCTCCGCCACATCAAGTCACCGCCAACCGGTATCACGCTCCGACGCTCCGGCGTCGAGTTTTTCCTCCGATCGAGCATCTCTAAAATCTGCAGTCGATCCGACCCGGCCTGCAGTCAATCCGGCCCGACCCACATACGATCCGACCCGGCCTGTAGTCAATCCAACCCGGCCCGCAGACGATCTGACCTGACCCGCAGACGATCTGACCCGGAAAGCTCTGACCCGGACCAGATTCAATCCGACCCGCTCCAGCCCAGAATTGATACCTTTGTATTGGCAGTGTAGGTGCACCGACAGTGCACGTGCACCCAAGACAGATTCTTATCTgttttttggtgtttccgcTGTATAATTCCTAATTCTGTTTTTTCCATTTCCTTTTCAATGGGTTTTGGAGACGAAAGTGatgttccgaaatttgaagtatctgtcaagagttctgatAGTGGGTCTTTTGGGGGTACTAAACTCAATGGGACCAATTTGCGTAAATGGAAGCGACTTATAgcggctcatcttcgaggcatgcacaaaatagggcatgtaaccggagtcACTCAGGCTCCTAGTaaagatgatattattgcctacactaagtgggacgatgatgatggccttgtgatgtccgtcttgtggaaagctatgaatgacgagataattgatctggtggaggcatgtgacactgcgcagacaatatggctgacacttgaagacttatatactaatgactctgattttatacaggttcatgagttaatgtgcaccgctttggcgatgcaacaagatgggcaaccggtggcgcaatatttcaccaaattaaaaaatatttgggctgagattgatgtgaaacgtccttgcatgatcaaacatcaggaggatattgtttggtaccaacgtgggaaggagcttgagcgagttcaccatttcctgaaaggtcttgatactAAACATAACAATGCGAAGGGGGAATTGCTCCGCCAAACCGAACCCCCAAGTTTAattacagctttcacatatatccgtaaggatgaatctcaccaggaaggccttcatcagacacaagttgaagtttccagccttactattcGTGCTAGATCTTCAGCACCACCTCTTCAGCAGGCCACTTCATCTCCACTTCATCATtgaggaccaccaccaggcttcgggaatcagccccgccatccttgctcttatttccatgatacaaaccatgctcgtgcaacctgttggaagttgtatccacaccttaggctccaaaggcctaattatcgtcctaaggcaaaagcagctattcaactAGTCCAAGAACCAGATATTTATGGTGtagttggacatgatcatcatacggCAGGAGGAGAAACACCCACAGCAtcaatagctggtcgtggtaagattggtatggctttacatatttctcactttgttagatttgatacatggattattgattctggtgcgtccgatcatatgacttatgacaaatcttattttactatattatctcctccaccagtatcatatgttactaatactaatggtgaggccttccccgtattagggaaagggtcagttcgtattactcccacaatagagcttcacaatgtcttATATGTACCtactttatctcatcatttgatatctgtcccaCAGTTGAACACTGAAGCTAAGtactctgtgacattttttcccatgtatgtgatatttcaagatcttctcaccggggagttaattggtcgggggtatctacagggcaggttgtttcatctggatcagacatatgcgggaaagaaaccaggggcacagtcttGGAtagctttactctccacttctgataagctaagtgaagtttggttatggcatcgtcgcttgggACATCCTTCATTtattgttatgaaaaaatccatgcctactttgtttattggtgtggatgagtcagtttttcgttgtgaaacttgtgttttgggcaagagtcatcggtctacatattcccctagtacttctgaTAAAAgcattcttccttttgaattaattcattctgatgtttgggggccctccaaagagtctactgtgtcggGAATGCGGTATTacgtgtcatttattgatgattgcacacatctttcatggattgttcttctgaaaaccaaaaatgaggtttttccagcttttcaagccttctataccagtgtccaaacacaataccaTGCCATAATTaaaattcttcgttctgataaggGGGGGGtatgtgaatcgtgtctttcaggagttctttaacgcaCACggcattgttcatcaaacaacgtgtccttaca from Argentina anserina chromosome 2, drPotAnse1.1, whole genome shotgun sequence carries:
- the LOC126785020 gene encoding pentatricopeptide repeat-containing protein At4g01400, mitochondrial; translated protein: MLPLFLRPPKTLPTLPPKTLISSFFFFSSQPKPHHETSIGSPARVQKLIASQPDPLLAKEIFDLAARHPNFRHSYSSYFTLILKLARAHYFSLADDLLLRLKSQPSPALFTHLIQIYGDAHLPQKALRTFYTMFHFNCHPSVKHLNRILGILVSHRNFLRPAFEVFRDAHRRGVAPDTKSYNILMRAFCLNGDLSVAYHLFNKMFEREVLPDVESYRILMQGLCRKGQVNTAVDFLEDMMNKGYVPDSLSYTSLLNSLCRKKQLREAYKLLCRMKVKGCNPDIVHYNTLISGFCRQGRAVDACKVLEDMESNGCLPNLVSYRTLVSGLCNQGMLDEAKRYMEVMMSKGFSPHFSVVHGLVKGLCNVGRIEDACGVMVELLRHGEVPHRDTWLTIVPGICEEIEVVTMEEVVREMMKVEIKPSTRIVDAALGLENYLINRIHASKSRRA
- the LOC126783899 gene encoding receptor-like protein EIX2, which translates into the protein MSQPLISIINIQTPFLITCGTPRSMKNLYCLLRELFMVNRRVNAPGFPLWLQSQTKLIYVRLRNAGISGAIPDEWMSNISSQIRYLDLPNNQISGMLLFRFNFPNLYYIDLRTNQFDGRLQLSSTNAPTLEYLYLGYNYLNGTIPSSICTIQSIYCIALNNNQFSGKFLQEWGSWNSIGVVDVSNNFLSGSIPTSMGVPSSLQVLRMDNNHFSGDIPSSLQNLSTLDRLYLGGNNFTGSIPSWIGSKVSLLEVLQLRSNFLSGHIPIQLCTLSNLRILDLGHNNLSGTIPKCFLNLTSLVNDRGYWNSSSYCGHDLTAVTLKGRELEYEEECAQLLTCWRESIYNNRISPTKSLAVVIDKQSLVSYLIICNLESYKYIDQSIRIQSIFFSSWYQSKQKMLCFSGFSFSGRFFLWSSSCSFLPCRPPSLPSSSHVPTHRTSASHFARTPTVSSYCIHPATTTYSTPGAALYHCASNDA